CGATTTATCAGTTCAATGGGGTTGTTGTTGACCTGTGGTGGTCGGAAGCGGATTCTTCAGAATTTATTTGATATTCAACGGTATGTGAGCCCAAATAAGGAGTCTTAAGGCCAAAGATTAATTTATTAGGTGGAGTGTCTTTGAAATTTATATGGTATTGCTAAATTGCTTATGTAGCCGTTACGAACCAAATGTTTTATCATTGCCCACCCATGAGAAACCGATGCCCACACCAATCATTTCTGTTCAACTTCACTACAAATCAAATAGTTGTTGCTCCATCAATATGTGCACATCATCATCCAATGGGAGAAGGGTTGGAGGTTGGATTATGTTTATGGTTGGAAAAACCGGAGATATATCAAACTCCTTACTTTCCTAGTCGtacaaatttttattaaatttaaatctatATCTTATTTCATTTATTAAATGTGCTTTCATGTAACCTTTATACAGTGATGGGAAAAGACTCCAAGCCTAAGGATTCATCAGGAAAGAATAAGGGAAAGCAAGCAGCAGGGGGTAGTGATGATGCAGCATCGAAAGGCAAAGGGAAAGCTGGAAAATCAGATGCCTTGGGAACTTGTACATACGTCAAAGGTTCCTACCTACCCCCTTTTTTGGAGAACCTCTACTTTGAAATGCGctattttacataattttcaatCGCCGTCGTTCTTATTTCGTGCTGTAAGTTTATACTTCCACTTTAAACATTTATCAGCCAGGCATATCTTGTGTGAGAAGCAAGGAAAGATTAATGAAGCCTATAAGAAGCTGCAAGATGGCTGGCTTAGTAATGGAGACAAAGTCCCACCGGCTGAGTTTGCCAAGGTATTGCCTTGCGATgttatttcttgttttttgcAGTTAAATCAGCCAATCAAATGAAAATTCTTAGAAATCAAAGAATATAGTTTGGAAGCAGCTTTGTCATTATTTAGTGAATCTTTGTTatggtttaattgtgttttagGTTTAGGAAATGTTTCCTTCCATTATACGtcctttgatttttaacaaaatcaaGCTCTCATTTTCTTACATTCGATGTAAATGTGGAAAGTAAGCTGAGTTTGAAATGTTTTGTGTCTTTCTGTTTGAAATGTTTTGTGTCTTTCTCTGTTTCTGTTCATAAGATCGCAGCTGAGTATTCCGAGTGTCCATCGGGGAAGAAAGGTGGGGACCTCGGATGGTTTCCTCGTGGCAAAATGGCTGGCCCGTTTCAGGAGGTTGCTTTCAACACACCTGTTGGAGTGACCAGCGCACCATTTAAATCAACGTGGGTTAATTTGTGAATAATTGtgatgctaaatttattttttacagCATTGCATCTCTCACATTTGCCTCATTGATAATCTGTTCTTACGGTGGCTAGGCAGATGCTAATGTTAGTTTTCTTTCTCACAATTTCAGACATGGATACCACGTTATCTTGAGTGAAGGACGGAAGAATTGAGAGACTGGATCATTTGCTGGAGGTGATTTGCTGCATTGCGGAATGTTGAAGTTCAACATTCATATCGAGCCACATAATAACTCATTGTTTAGAAACACAATATGAATGATACATTTCTCTCGTTGTAATTTGAATGTAGATGTACATTTAGCGGTATTCTGTGTGGGAGATATAATAGTTTGTGGTAATCGGTTGCTCCATATCTATATTACCCCTTCATTTCCCTGTTGGAGTATATTTAGTTTCCAAATCGGTTAAACCACATATCCCTTGATTATTGTGTTTGATTGGAATGGTtgtttgaaacttatatttaaaaaacaatatcCTAAAGTTATAACTTTACATGAATGAGGCTATCGTttctcttttaattttctacaaagTTGTATAAGGCCATCCATATCAGGAgggaaattgttttttttaatgtttgttttttttttttttttttttttNCCAATATGTTGTAAATTTTCAGTTTTACtatgttttctttgtttttatgataattttagtcttttttctgACGTGACGGTCATATCATGACAACAATGTATTGTTGATGTGACGTTGACGTGTGCAGTGTCACATTAGaaaattgtttcaaatatttaatattacggtctatttgatattaaaatagATAATCAAAAACATATGATTTGAAATATCTAATGTACATACGTAAACAAAGACTAAACACANgtaatacatatataattttgatattgtatttaaaagatagtaaaaattcaaaaaatatacgaaaatatgaagaaaaaaattatgttatatatttatgtgcatgatttttttattaagttgTATACTAAAAAGTTTCATGTATTTGATCGTCAAAATCAATCATCAATTAATACCTTAAATATGTAATACATGAAAAAGAAATATTAATGAGCAATTAAAAGACACGgaagttatttttattataaaaacaatatatgatataatccttataataaatataaatta
This window of the Primulina huaijiensis isolate GDHJ02 chromosome 3, ASM1229523v2, whole genome shotgun sequence genome carries:
- the LOC140972044 gene encoding peptidyl-prolyl cis-trans isomerase pin4-like isoform X1; the protein is MGLLLTCGGRKRILQNLFDIQRRYEPNVLSLPTHEKPMPTPIISVQLHYKSNSCCSINMCTSSSNGRRVGVMGKDSKPKDSSGKNKGKQAAGGSDDAASKGKGKAGKSDALGTCTYVKARHILCEKQGKINEAYKKLQDGWLSNGDKVPPAEFAKIAAEYSECPSGKKGGDLGWFPRGKMAGPFQEVAFNTPVGVTSAPFKSTHGYHVILSEGRKN
- the LOC140972044 gene encoding uncharacterized protein isoform X2 — translated: MGKDSKPKDSSGKNKGKQAAGGSDDAASKGKGKAGKSDALGTCTYVKARHILCEKQGKINEAYKKLQDGWLSNGDKVPPAEFAKIAAEYSECPSGKKGGDLGWFPRGKMAGPFQEVAFNTPVGVTSAPFKSTHGYHVILSEGRKN